From Kineosporia succinea, the proteins below share one genomic window:
- a CDS encoding SGNH/GDSL hydrolase family protein, which translates to MPKSVQPGYSTVVTGDSITQANSSATNNSHGDTWATYMALASGGRMRLVRNYAIGGQRTTAIAARFPNDVLSENSRIILIATGTNDINWTTETLASLESMIQQARAKGIAVGLLTPPPRGMPKFVSPSTASITATTFTSSGTLAAGSYEYTITGRVSGGAGGQEGLPVATVPVTLSATGTVNLKWPRQNVARWHIYRRTQGSSTWGFIGGIGEGYGRADTYPYFVDNGLTPTAQQPPTADVLGSGNSTENVPGNIPGVSPAVPLATQISSIRQVALGLAQKYGLPLVDQYLILTDAATGLFKAGMTQDGVHPDALTQRDMGVNAWSKLQDMFPRAALGWMSIDPRYTGTMLGARQNQTGGTSNGALLPAVNGATAPTGWGFYGEPTSTGSITTETGIAGNIFTITGGAYAIRIGEGPALAVGTDFVAGDRIRVGFMLKVSGLDINSGAVRLQVFYGGGVTPGNLTDLQLTADVPSWSVWTAEETVPAGATTMQFRMSVTGAGVALSVAQLTMENLTRRGLVS; encoded by the coding sequence GTGCCGAAGAGTGTTCAGCCAGGCTACTCCACGGTCGTCACGGGCGACAGCATCACCCAGGCAAACTCGTCGGCCACCAACAACAGTCACGGTGACACGTGGGCGACGTACATGGCTCTCGCGTCCGGCGGGCGGATGCGGCTGGTCCGTAACTACGCGATCGGCGGCCAGCGCACGACGGCTATCGCCGCGCGATTCCCCAACGACGTACTGAGCGAGAACTCGAGGATCATCCTGATCGCGACCGGCACGAACGACATCAACTGGACCACGGAGACTCTCGCCAGTCTCGAATCGATGATCCAGCAGGCCCGGGCCAAGGGCATAGCTGTCGGGCTCCTGACTCCCCCGCCCCGGGGCATGCCGAAATTTGTTTCTCCGTCAACGGCTTCGATCACCGCTACGACCTTCACCAGCTCCGGCACTCTCGCAGCCGGCAGCTACGAATACACCATCACGGGAAGGGTGTCCGGCGGCGCGGGCGGCCAGGAAGGGCTACCGGTCGCGACCGTGCCCGTGACTCTCTCGGCCACCGGCACCGTGAACCTGAAATGGCCGCGGCAGAACGTCGCACGCTGGCACATCTACCGGCGGACTCAGGGATCATCGACGTGGGGGTTCATCGGCGGGATCGGGGAAGGCTACGGACGCGCCGACACGTACCCCTACTTCGTCGACAACGGCCTGACCCCCACGGCCCAGCAGCCGCCCACCGCCGATGTTCTCGGGTCGGGCAACTCGACCGAGAACGTTCCCGGCAACATTCCCGGCGTCTCCCCCGCGGTGCCTCTCGCCACGCAGATCAGCTCGATCCGTCAGGTCGCGCTAGGTCTCGCGCAGAAGTACGGCCTGCCCCTCGTCGACCAGTACCTCATCCTGACCGACGCGGCCACCGGGCTTTTCAAGGCGGGCATGACGCAAGACGGCGTCCACCCTGACGCCCTCACGCAGCGAGACATGGGCGTCAATGCGTGGTCGAAACTGCAAGACATGTTCCCCCGCGCCGCACTCGGGTGGATGTCGATCGACCCTAGATACACCGGCACGATGCTCGGCGCCCGCCAGAACCAGACCGGAGGCACCTCGAACGGCGCGCTCCTGCCCGCCGTCAATGGGGCCACCGCGCCCACCGGTTGGGGGTTCTACGGCGAGCCGACCTCCACGGGCAGCATCACCACGGAGACCGGGATCGCGGGGAACATCTTCACCATCACGGGAGGCGCATACGCGATCCGCATCGGCGAGGGACCCGCCCTTGCCGTCGGCACCGACTTCGTTGCCGGAGACCGCATCCGGGTCGGGTTCATGCTCAAAGTGTCCGGCCTGGACATCAATTCGGGAGCCGTCCGCCTGCAAGTCTTCTACGGCGGCGGCGTCACGCCCGGCAACCTCACCGACCTGCAACTGACAGCCGACGTGCCGTCCTGGTCGGTCTGGACCGCAGAGGAGACCGTGCCGGCTGGCGCGACGACGATGCAGTTCCGAATGTCGGTCACGGGCGCGGGGGTGGCACTGTCTGTCGCGCAGCTCACCATGGAGAACCTCACGAGACGCGGCCTGGTCTCGTAA
- a CDS encoding GNAT family N-acetyltransferase, giving the protein MSARIRRATAEDASAAREVDTLAFPAAGVVSHRSDPGGVEASVVAGEVLVAEVDGRVVAYAQREPVAAGVELLNGMGVIPDFQGRGLGRRLLGRMCAEVRAAGLELVTVTSPLNVVMLSVLMREGFVVTAYLPDYFGPGRDRLALQLGTGGVLESPYRWPAMQGLS; this is encoded by the coding sequence GTGAGCGCCCGGATACGTCGTGCGACGGCGGAGGATGCGTCTGCCGCGCGGGAGGTCGACACGCTGGCGTTCCCCGCGGCCGGCGTGGTCAGTCACCGGTCGGATCCGGGTGGCGTCGAGGCGTCCGTGGTGGCGGGCGAGGTGTTGGTGGCTGAGGTTGACGGGCGGGTGGTCGCGTACGCGCAGCGTGAGCCTGTCGCGGCTGGGGTCGAGCTCCTGAATGGGATGGGTGTGATCCCGGATTTTCAGGGTCGGGGGTTGGGGCGGCGCCTGCTGGGGCGCATGTGCGCGGAGGTTCGGGCGGCCGGGCTTGAGCTGGTGACGGTGACGTCGCCCCTGAATGTGGTGATGTTGTCGGTGCTGATGCGGGAGGGGTTCGTCGTGACCGCTTACCTGCCGGATTATTTCGGCCCTGGGCGTGATCGTCTGGCGCTTCAGCTGGGTACTGGCGGGGTGCTCGAGTCGCCTTACCGGTGGCCGGCGATGCAGGGACTGTCGTGA
- a CDS encoding SGNH/GDSL hydrolase family protein: protein MTARIVTSAPQQSRWPGTPTQPPPPGAKLVFLGDSITHGSTASAGQRFVDQVAKMLGGRISQNWIERGYPGQRSDEMLARYDMDVRANGAQVVMLMAGTNDAGQQDLSRYAAAIKGIAAKARQDGITLIIGTTPPLGGSRPAANHLRVAQFNAWLRIWAPTQGIKIADVYSALVSGGGYGMAGGYDTDGIHPETVGHQKIAEAFVKAFLELLTPDVPHIVDSVGGPFNMITNPQFLTNTTGWYEQPGGTGTAPTYSVVTDTSGTLRFGKWAQMAFDATASGGNRYFVYPVGTVTPGQKLLITARMQVVDIAGGYYNAAQGAGPTATVALRLHDQAFVSRANFGALIPRVPDFIQSIYTVPAGVTGLNLVMQVGLPTGQNVQARIGEVGVFDVSNLPDLVAAAAP from the coding sequence ATGACCGCCCGCATCGTGACCTCAGCGCCGCAGCAGTCGCGCTGGCCCGGGACGCCGACCCAGCCTCCGCCGCCGGGCGCGAAGCTGGTCTTCCTCGGCGACAGCATCACCCATGGCAGCACCGCCAGCGCGGGGCAGCGATTCGTGGACCAGGTCGCCAAGATGCTCGGCGGGCGGATCAGCCAGAACTGGATCGAACGCGGCTACCCGGGACAGCGGTCGGACGAGATGCTCGCCCGGTACGACATGGACGTGCGCGCGAACGGCGCCCAGGTCGTCATGCTCATGGCGGGCACGAACGATGCCGGGCAGCAGGACCTCTCAAGGTACGCAGCGGCCATCAAGGGCATCGCGGCGAAGGCGAGGCAGGACGGCATAACGCTGATCATCGGCACGACGCCGCCGCTCGGCGGATCCCGCCCGGCCGCGAATCACCTGCGGGTCGCCCAGTTCAACGCATGGTTGCGGATCTGGGCGCCAACCCAGGGCATCAAGATCGCGGACGTCTACAGCGCGTTGGTCAGCGGCGGCGGCTACGGCATGGCGGGCGGCTACGACACCGACGGCATCCACCCTGAGACGGTCGGCCACCAGAAGATCGCTGAAGCCTTCGTCAAGGCGTTTCTCGAGCTGCTGACCCCAGACGTGCCACACATCGTCGACTCAGTCGGCGGCCCGTTCAACATGATCACCAACCCGCAGTTCCTCACGAACACGACGGGTTGGTACGAGCAGCCGGGGGGCACCGGCACGGCCCCGACATACTCCGTGGTGACCGACACTTCTGGGACTTTGCGGTTCGGCAAATGGGCTCAGATGGCCTTTGATGCAACAGCTTCCGGAGGTAACCGCTACTTCGTCTACCCGGTCGGCACCGTCACGCCTGGCCAGAAGCTGCTCATCACCGCGCGGATGCAGGTCGTCGACATCGCGGGCGGCTACTACAACGCCGCCCAGGGCGCCGGCCCGACCGCGACCGTTGCTCTACGCCTGCACGACCAGGCGTTCGTGTCCCGCGCGAACTTCGGCGCCCTCATCCCGAGGGTCCCCGACTTCATCCAGAGCATCTACACCGTCCCCGCCGGAGTCACGGGACTCAACCTCGTGATGCAGGTAGGCCTGCCGACTGGTCAGAACGTACAGGCTCGGATCGGTGAGGTGGGCGTCTTCGACGTCAGTAATCTTCCGGATCTCGTTGCGGCTGCCGCCCCGTGA